A single window of Lutzomyia longipalpis isolate SR_M1_2022 chromosome 1, ASM2433408v1 DNA harbors:
- the LOC129786018 gene encoding protein Pixie, which yields MSRSKSAEETTKQTRIAIVSSDKCKPKRCRQECKKCCPVVRMGKLCIEVTPNSKIAALSEELCIGCGICVKKCPFDAIMIINIPSNLDQHTTHRYSKNSFKLHRLPIPRPGEVLGLVGQNGIGKSTALKILAGKLKPNLGRYNDPPDWTEILAYFRGSELQNYFTKVLEDSLKALIKPQYVDQIPKAVKGTVTELLERKDERKNRHEIATQLDLLKITEREISALSGGELQRFAIAMVCIQDGDIFMFDEPSSYLDVRQRLNAAQCIRMLISPDKFIIVVEHDLSVLDYLSDFICCLYGVPGCYGVITMPFSVREGINIFLDGFVPTENMRFRTESLTFKVSESATEEIKRMNHYIYPKMMKSLGEFNLTVEQGQFSDSEILVLLGENGTGKTTFIRMLAGNLEPDEGSGKLPVLNISYKPQKISPRHQGHVRHLLGEKIRDAYVHPQFVADVMKPLKIEDIMDQNVQDLSGGELQRVALTICLGKPADVYLIDEPSAYLDSEQRLIAAKVIKKFILHAKKTGFVVEHDFIMATYMADRVIVFEGRPSINTTAHTPQSLLNGMNKFLELLEITFRRDPNNFRPRINKSNSVKDTEQKKAGQYFFLEEP from the exons ATGTCGCGAAGTAAATCCGCGGAGGAGACTACCAAGCAGACTCGTATTGCCATCGTCAGCTCGGACAAGTGCAAACCCAAGAGATGCCGACAGGAGTGCAAGAAGTGCTGCCCTGTTGTCCGGATGGGGAAGTTGTGCATCGAAGTGACCCCCAATTCGAAGATTGCTGCGTTGTCGGAGGAATTGTGCATAGGATGCGGTATCTGCGTGAAG AAATGCCCCTTTGATGCAATTATGATCATCAACATCCCCAGCAATCTCGATCAGCACACCACGCATCGCTACTCAAAGAACTCCTTCAAACTCCACCGGCTACCAATTCCCCGTCCTGGCGAAGTTTTGGGGCTCGTCGGGCAGAATGGAATTGGCAAGTCCACGGCACTGAAGATCCTTGCGGGGAAGCTGAAGCCCAATCTTGGACGATACAATGATCCACCCGATTGGACAGAGATCCTGGCTTACTTCCGCGGGTCGGAGTTGCAGAACTACTTCACAAAAGTCCTCGAGGACAGTCTGAAGGCACTGATTAAGCCACAGTACGTTGATCAGATTCCCAAAGCCGTCAAGGGGACTGTTACGGAGCTCCTGGAGCGCAAGGATGAGCGAAAGAATCGTCATGAAATTGCCACACAGCTGGATCTTCTCAAGATTActgaaagagaaatttccGCTTTGTCCGGTGGGGAACTTCAGCGCTTCGCCATTGCCATGGTGTGCATCCAGGATGGGGATATCTTCATGTTTGACGAGCCATCCTCCTACCTGGACGTGAGACAGCGTCTCAATGCTGCTCAGTGCATCCGGATGCTCATTAGTCCGGATAAATTTATCATTGTCGTGGAACACGATTTGTCCGTTCTTGACTACCTTTCGGACTTCATTTGCTGCTTGTACGGCGTCCCCGGATGCTATGGCGTCATCACGATGCCCTTCTCCGTTCGTGAGGGCATCAACATCTTCCTGGATGGCTTTGTACCCACGGAGAATATGCGCTTCCGCACGGAATCGCTCACATTCAAAGTTTCCGAATCAGCAACGGAGGAAATTAAGCGTATGAACCACTACATCTACCCGAAGATGATGAAATCCCTGGGAGAGTTCAATTTGACCGTGGAACAGGGACAATTCAGCGATTCGGAGATTCTCGTCCTTCTCGGTGAGAATGGAACCGGGAAAACCACCTTCATTCGCATGCTGGCTGGAAATTTGGAACCCGATGAGGGTTCCGGGAAGCTTCCTGTTCTCAACATCTCCTACAAGCCACAGAAAATCTCCCCACGGCATCAGGGGCATGTTCGGCATTTGCTGGGTGAGAAGATTCGCGACGCCTACGTGCATCCGCAATTCGTGGCGGACGTGATGAAACCGCTGAAGATTGAGGATATTATGGATCAGAATGTGCAGGATTTGTCCGGAGGAGAATTGCAGCGAGTCGCATTGACCATTTGCCTGGGAAAACCAGCTGATGTGTACCTCATTGACGAACCCTCCGCCTATTTGGACTCTGAACAGCGTCTCATTGCCGCAAAAGTCATCAAGAA GTTTATTCTGCACGCCAAGAAGACGGGCTTTGTGGTGGAGCACGATTTCATCATGGCAACCTACATGGCTGACCGTGTGATCGTCTTCGAGGGACGACCCTCCATCAATACAACGGCCCACACCCCACAATCCCTCCTCAATGGCATGAATAAGTTCCTGGAGCTGCTTGAGATCACATTCCGGCGCGATCCCAACAACTTTAGGCCACGCATCAACAAAAGCAACTCCGTCAAGGATACGGAACAGAAGAAAGCGGGTCAATACTTCTTCCTCGAAGAACCCTAA
- the LOC129785961 gene encoding sorting nexin-13-like has product MEVKYLSWSLVILGLSMNLLGLFWWAAIVFGSIAFILGFVAVLYLQHEHMDKFLQNDIRNPLQETKMPLGLNLDGGSGKGSAAPHEEQKLWKPFENIKIYTERRKSYDCSHSQHSQSHQTETPVAVGEDVSVLNTPSKSSSKANSSPHKNKKTVLSGNKQVDVLLHTIIDYIIRDFIDSWFCSLSEDKEFSEVRVRNSIEEFVTNICMRIKGTQWLPLITTKLVDDLATHTKLYRLAQQSVAATNADDPKSRLSDKLSPQRSNRHHRRNKSETDLTWHLGNAAVQKNVANSKFYTKTIDEQTLLDPELKLLHAFFDHCGTFQKECLNEDDLEDYLTHIMETVLYFTLPEEDFACLPLRTFLCTLLANVVVKPALEMLADPDFMNLQVARLFNKEPPPGEFLLKLIRQCTDLSELRACRQLITKEMDLKYRDPNYAAELASLKYAQKLIDLRISYIQNNKLTTNRSEREKLSSTLPILSLDDLLTKELALSYYLDYLSILNLQKYVIFYLTAQEWRITTTQTLADLQTNKIKSPREEVFKGMREKAYSLYREYLIPPSTNCLTVDPGLVEVLNIKLKDTSVPPECMWFDSICKFVYEKLKNEDIFLANFYHSSAYKKLLLELDVLGHNQEVLDVDLQGSNVESGSDNNSGDIAFDDDDNTEDEKIEITTAGKGDPNPDIRITTVDKEIIGMSYDLSVLPFVTQNDGANFKHSRSHSDCTGIVASMPEVQDPLREGVLQRRREDPAPVVGDFLDVKTAERKSSFESEKGKLTAKIIQTALISDGLYAVYAVQVSVVEENHHKSWHIYRRYSKFLELKKILQKKFPGLGKLPFPAKKAFQNTQRTVLEHRMTILNQFLREICTKAQGNDDMNAIIRDFLEPDTNDKRMQGGPVIRTIESLVNPLKTGMRTIRNMPDNLVGGLAKIFLGRGSLKEQPPFMGVTSAIQLESSEYPALASALNLLDEVFDLQMRSQWLRRGIINRLLGAPWVSSAANKKIIQGAKNLIEVDKIELLLSSVLNSIWPDGKQARKSVPREDNTKLRTRMAAKIALFALLSDDLKHVVGSETTRSGLLNFFSMWQHKTLNLRLVLVLLNDVLTLLYQTDSMTKHVDRQ; this is encoded by the exons ATGGAAGTGAAATACTTAAGCTGGAGCCTGGTAATCCTGGGCCTCTCAATGAATCTCCTGGGACTCTTCTGGTGGGCTGCAATTGTATTCGGGAGCATCGCCTTCATTTTAGG ATTTGTAGCCGTTCTATACTTACAGCATGAGCACATGGACAAGTTCCTACAGAATGACATTCGAAATCCTCTCCAGGAGACTAAAATGCCTCTTGGCCTGAACCTTG ATGGGGGCTCTGGGAAAGGATCAGCAGCACCGCACGAGGAGCAGAAACTGTGGAAGCCCTTCGAGAATATCAAGATTTATACGGAAAGGAGGAAATCCTACGATTGCTCCCATTCGCAACATTCGCAATCACATCAAACAGAGACTCCTGTTGCTGTTGGGGAGGATGTTTCAGTACTCAATACTCCGTCAAAGTCCTCATCAAAAGCCAACTCATCTCCgcataaaaacaaaaagaccGTCCTTAGTGGGAATAAACAAGTCGACGTACTCCTTCACACAATCATTGACTACATTATCAGGGACTTTATAGACTCCTGGTTCTGCTCCCTGTCCGAAGACAAAGAGTTCAGTGAAGTGAGAGTTCGAAACTCAATTGAAGAGTTTGTCACAAACATTTGCATGCG CATTAAAGGCACTCAGTGGCTACCATTGATCACCACCAAACTTGTGGACGATTTGGCCACTCATACGAAGCTATATCGTCTGGCGCAGCAATCAGTGGCTGCAACTAATGCTGATGATCCCAAATCCAGACTCTCCGACAAGTTGTCTCCGCAGCGAAGCAACAGACATCATCGACGCAATAAGAGTGAAACGGACCTCACTTGGCATCTCG GTAATGCAGCAGTTcagaaaaatgttgcaaattcAAAGTTCTACACAAAGACAATCGACGAGCAAACGCTCCTGGACCCGGAGTTGAAGCTCCTGCATGCATTCTTTGATCACTGTGGCACCTTTCAGAAGGAATGCCTCAATGAGGATGATCTTGAGG ACTACTTGACGCATATCATGGAAACAGTGCTCTACTTCACACTCCCAGAGGAGGATTTTGCATGCCTTCCACTTCGGACATTCCTCTGCACCTTGCTGGCTAATGTTGTGGTGAAACCGGCTCTGGAAATGCTCGCTGATCCGGATTTTATGAATCTTCAAGTTGCAAGATTATTCAATAAGGAACCACCTCCTGGGGAATTCCTACTGAAACTCATCCGACAATGCACAGATTTGTCGGAATTGCGAGCCTGCAGGCAACTTATAACGAAAGAAATGGATCTG AAATACCGAGATCCCAATTATGCAGCTGAATTGGCCAGCTTGAAGTATGCCCAGAAGCTAATAGACTTAAGGATAAGCTACAttcagaataataaattaacaacTAATCGCTCCGAGAGGGAGAAACTCTCCTCAACTCTGCCAATTCTTAGTTTAGATGATCTCCTGACAAAGGAGCTGGCACTCTCGTACTACTTAGACTACCTGAGTATTCTCAATCTGCAGAAGTACGTAATTTTCTACCTCACAGCCCAAGAGTGGCGAATTACCACAACGCAGACCCTGGCGGATTTGCAaacgaataaaataaagagtCCTCGAGAAGAGGTCTTTAAGGGCATGAGGGAGAAAGCGTACAGCCTGTATCGGGAGTACCTCATCCCACCATCCACAAATTGCCTGACTGTTGATCCGGGGCTTGTGGAAGTACTCAATATCAAACTTAAGGACACATCAGTCCCACCGGAATGTATGTGGTTTGACTCAATCTGCAAGTTTGTCTATGAAAAGCTTAAGAATGAGGATATCTTCCTGGCGAATTTCTACCACAGTTCGGCCTACAAGAAGCTCCTGCTGGAACTTGATGTTCTGGGGCATAATCAGGAAGTTCTTGACGTTGATCTGCAGGGATCGAATGTTGAGAGTGGGAGTGATAATAATTCCGGCGATATTGCCTTCGATGATGACGACAACACGGAAGATGAGAAGATTGAGATTACAACGGCGGGGAAGGGTGATCCAAACCCGGATATTCGTATTACAACGGTTGACAAGGAAATCATCGGGATGAGCTATGATCTGTCAGTCCTGCCCTTTGTTACGCAGAATGATGGAGCAAACTTCAAGCATTCTCGCTCTCATAGTGATTGTACGGGAATTGTGGCGAGTATGCCTGAGGTGCAGGATCCTCTGAGGGAGGGAGTCCTGCAGCGAAGAAGAGAGGATCCTGCGCCAGTTGTAGGAGATTTCCTTGACGTGAAGACAGCTGAGAGGAAATCCTCGTTTGAGAGCGAAAAAGGCAAACTTACAGCTAAAATCATTCAGACTGCTCTCATCAGCGATGGCCTGTATGCTGTTTACGCTGTCCAGGTGTCCGTTGTGGAGGAGAATCACCACAAAAGCTGGCACATCTACAGAAGATACTCCAAATTCCTCGAACTAAAGaagattttgcagaaaaag TTTCCGGGATTGGGGAAGTTGCCATTTCCGGCGAAGAAAGCATTCCAGAATACTCAGAGAACCGTCCTTGAGCATCGAATGACGATCCTCAATCAATTTCTCCGTGAAATTTGCACCAAAGCCCAAGGGAATGATGACATGAATGCAATAATCCGGGATTTCCTGGAGCCAGATACCAATGACAAGAGGATGCAGGGTGGTCCAGTCATCAGGACG ATTGAGAGCTTGGTGAACCCCTTGAAAACGGGTATGAGGACTATTCGGAACATGCCGGATAATCTCGTTGGGGGCTTAGCGAAGATTTTCCTTGGGCGGGGTTCTCTGAAGGAACAACCACCCTTCATGGGTGTAACGTCAGCAATTCAACTCGAATCCTCCGAATACCCAGCCCTGGCATCAGCTCTAAATCTCCTCGATGAGGTGTTTGATCTACAAATGCGCTCTCAGTGGCTCCGTAGGGGGATAATCAATCGCCTCCTGGGGGCTCCCTGGGTGAGCAGTGCggcaaataagaaaatcattcaggGCGCCAAAAATCTCATTGAGGTGGACAAGATTGAGCTTCTCCTGTCCAGTGTGCTCAATAGTATTTGGCCAGATGGGAAGCAAGCGCGCAAGAGTGTCCCGCGGGAGGACAACACGAAGCTGAGGACGCGAATGGCAGCAAAGATCGCCCTCTTTGCCCTCCTGTCGGACGATCTTAAGCACGTTGTGGGGTCAGAGACCACACGATCGGGCCTTCTGAACTTCTTCTCAATGTGGCAACACAAGACCCTCAATCTGCGGCTTGTTCTTGTCCTCCTCAATGATGTATTGACTCTTCTCTATCAGACGGACAGTATGACAAAGCATGTCGATAgacagtga